A genomic stretch from Oreochromis niloticus isolate F11D_XX linkage group LG11, O_niloticus_UMD_NMBU, whole genome shotgun sequence includes:
- the s100w gene encoding S100 calcium binding protein W → MARLDQVIPNIVDIFMQYADDGEGKKCQLNKEELQKMLEEQIQSPELKDKINADDIEEAMQLLDKNHDGEVNFREFCRCICVLAKCYYQKKRGRGGKRGKGKDDKDECDQED, encoded by the exons ATGGCACGTCTCGACCAGGTCATTCCAAACATTGTGGATATATTTATGCAGTATGCTGATGATGGTGAAGGCAAAAAATGCCAGCTAAACAAAGAAGAGCTCCAGAAAATGTTGGAGGAACAAATTCAAAGCCCCGAGCTGAAG GATAAAATTAATGCAGATGATATTGAGGAAGCCATGCAGTTGCTGGACAAAAACCATGATGGCGAGGTCAACTTCCGTGAATTTTGCCGGTGTATTTGTGTCCTTGCCAAATGCTACTACCAGAAAAAGAGAGGCAGGGGTGGGAAGAGAGGCAAGGGGAAAGATGACAAAGACGAGTGCGATCAAGAAGACTGA